AAAGTGTCAAACCTTAGCTCATGAATGGGTGATGGGGATCTCCCAATAACAGAGCCTgagtctcctctcctcctctcacttTGCTTTCTGGTGAAGAGTAGACTCCATCTGGCTCAGTTCTAGGGACAGAGTATCCGACATCCGTTCTACTTGACTGGCAAGGTGGTCGATGGCGTGAAGCATTGCCTCCATCTTCCAAACCTCTTTCTTGAACCTATCAGAGGAGAGGGCAATCACAATATTGAAATAAGATCCTAAGGTGATCCAGCTAACACGTCCATGTCTGGTACGGCAATGGTTCCATGTGCAAAGATAAGCTGCCATTATCTGAGCCCAATAACGTATAgagggagtgtagagggagctttactctgtatctaacccatgctgtacctgccctgggagtgtttgatgggacagtgtagaggcagctttactctgtatctaacccgtgctgtacctggcctgggagtgtttgatgggacagtgtagagggagctttactctgtatctaacccgtgctgtacctgccctgggagtgtttgatgggacagtgtagagggagctttactctgtatctaacccgtgctgtacctgccctgggagtgtttgatgggacagtgtagagggagctttactctgtgtctaaccctgtacctgccctgggagtatttgatgggacagtgtagagggagctttactctgtatctaacccgtgctgtacctgccctgggagtgtttgatgggacagtgtagagggagctttactctgtatctaacctgtgctgtacctgctctgggagtatttgatgggacagtgtagagggagctttactctgtatctaacccgtgctgtacctgccctgggagtgtttgatgggacagtgtagagggagctttactctgtatctaacctgtgctgtacctgctctgggagtatttgatgggacagtgtagagggagctttactctgtatctaacccgtgctgtacctgccctgggagtgtttgatgggacagtgtagagggagctttactctgtatctgacccctgctgtacctgccctgggagtgtttgatgggacagtgtagagggagctttactctgtatctgacccctgctgtacctgccctgggagtgtttgatgggacagtgtagagggagctttactctgtatctgacccctgctgtacctgccctgggagtgtttgatgggacagtgtagagggagctttactctgtatctaacccgtgctgtacctgccctgggagtgtttgatgggacagtgtagagggagctttactctgtatctaacccgtgctgtacctgccctgggagtgtttgatgggacagtgtagagggagctttactctgtatctaacctgtgctgtacctgctctgggagtatttgatgggacagtgtagagggagctttactctgtatctaacccgtgctgtacctgccctgggagtgtttgatgggacagtgtagagggagctttactctgtatctgacccctgctgtacctgccctgggagtgtttgatgggacagtgtagagggagctttactctgtatctgacccctgctgtacctgccctgggagtgtttgatgggacagtgtagagggagctttactctgtatctgacccctgctgtacctgccctgggagtgtttgatgggacagtgtagagggagctttactctgtatctaacccgtgctgtacctgccctgggagtgtttgatgggacagtgtagagggagctttactctgtatctaacccgtgctgtccctgggCTCTGAGTGTTTGATGTGATGTTTGGTTCCCCCAAGGGCAGGGTTCTGTTCTTCTGCCCTTCCATCCCACACCTTGATGAGTGCAACATCTCAGTGTTAAAGGACAAAAGTCTTGTAAGCCCCTTTTGCCCCGGTTCATGTATAAACACCAGTTAAAGGTTTTGGTACTTACTTTTCCACATGACTGTCCGAGGTTGGATCTGAGTCAAGACTTTGGCTGATCTCCGTCATGATGCTGTTAGATTTCTCATTCTGTTGCTTGATGTCCAGGACTGTCTCTGAGATCATGGATTGGTAGCTCACTTTTCCAATTTCTGCATCGACCACGGATGCCAAAGTTTCCAACACGGATCCGCTGCTCTCCAGGCGTCCCTTGACTGGCTGGAGATCCTCTTGAGTAGCTGGGTTGGCTCCCACGTGCCCGCTGGGAAAGGTCATTGCACTGGTCATGACCGTGATAGCACACACGTTCAAGAGTTCCTCCTGGTCAATCGCTACCAACCCAGCCGCACTGTCCGCCATCAGAGTGTTGTTCAGAAACGAGTACAAGAATGAATCGCTGGGCTCAAGCTTTGACGTGTGATCTTCCCCGTTTTCTGCCCCGCAGTCGGGGAGAAGGCAGGTTAGAATACAGTGCATGGTCCAGAGAAGCCTCATGCTGATCTGAGGAGGAGATAAGACACGATTCTCCgttacatcgcccgtctccacccctgcctcagcccgtctgctgctgaaaccctcatccatgcctttgttacaatGTGGGCTGTACACAGACTAAatatacaggagctgacactgagacacacacgggctgtacaCAGACTAAatatacaggagctgacactgagatacaCAGGCTGTGCACAGACTAAatatacaggagctgacactgagacacatacAGGCTGTACACAGACTAAatatacaggagctgacactgagacacacacgggctgtacaCAGACTAAatatacaggagctgacactgagacacacacgggctgtacaCAGACTAAatatacaggagctgacactgagacacacacgggctgtacaCAGACTAAatatacaggagctgacactgagacacacgggCTGTACACAGACTAAatatacaggagctgacactgagacacacacgggctgtacaCAGACTAAatatacaggagctgacactgagacacacacgggctgtacaCAGACTAAatatacaggagctgacactgagacacacgggCTGTACACAGACTAAATATACAGGAGCTGACAGTGAGACACACGGGCTGTACACAGACTAAatatacaggagctgacactgagacacacgggCTGTACACAGACTAAatatacaggagctgacactgagacacacgggCTGTACACAGACTAAatatacaggagctgacactgagacacacgggCTGTACACAGACTAAatatacaggagctgacactgagacacacacggactgTACACAGACTAAatatacaggagctgacactgagcacACACGGGCTGTACACAGACTACATACACAGGAGATGactctgagacacacacgggctgtacaCAGACTAAatatacaggagctgacactgagacacacaggaTACACTGACCAGAACCAGGAAGCACCACGTACACAGCAGAATCAAGATGGGACTGATTGCTCCCATCACCAACTATGAGACCAATGTTTGGAAGGAACCTTTAATTGTCCCAGTAACAGAAGTCTCCTTAAACAGCAAccccccatatacacacacacacacatacacaggtacacacacacacacacaggtacacacacactcacacacacacacacacatacacaggtacacacacacacactcacatacacacacacacaggtacacacacacatacacaggtacacacacacactcacatacacacacacaggtacacacacacactcacatacacacacacacacacaggtacacacactcacacacacacacacacacacacacatacacacacacaggtacacacacacacactcacatacacacacacaggtacacacacacactcacatacacacacacacacacacaggtacacacacacacacacacaggtacacacacacactcacatacacacacacacacacacacacaggtacacacacacacacactcacacacacacacactcacacacacacactcacacacacacacaggtacacacacacaaagacacggatacacacacacacacactcacatacacacacacaggtacacacacacacaaagacacggatatacacacacatacacacacacacaggtacacacacacacacacaaagacactgatacatacacacacacaaagacacggatacacacacacacactcacacacacacagagacacagacacacacacagaaacacagaagcatacacacatacagatacacgcacacagacacactcacacacagacagacacaggcatGGCAGCTATTGAACAGGAAGGAACCTCACCTTAAAGTATTGCTGCTGTTAAATGGATGGACGTTTCTCTCTCGGACAGCTGCAGTTTCTCCTTCTGACTCACTCACTAGTTTCCAAGAGGGTGAAGGGTTGCTTGTTTCCAGTGTTCCTCTATTCTATCTGACAGAGACGGAGAGGCTGTGGGAGTTTTTGAAGTTCCTGCTCTCTGAGCCTCCAGTATTTGGTGCTGAGATATTCTGGGCCCCTGTTCTTTATTTTATTAATGTATTTTCTTCCTGACGTTCGGTGGCTGAGTCTCCTCCACATCTGTAATACGTTAATGAATGACAGATGAGGCTTCAGCCCCAGACAGGCAATGGAACAAAACATCGCCTTCAATGAtgattcttaaagggacagtgacagtggaggCATATTttgaaaaaattcattctcgggatgtgggcgttgctggcaaggccggcatttattgcccatcctgagttgcccggagaaggtggcggtgagccgtctccttgaaccgctgcaatagatttgatacaatggggcttgctagaccacttcaaagggcagttaagagtcaataatGTCATATGGGACTGGTGTCTGGTTAATTTTAGTGTGAAGTGGTGAACGCTGGGACATGTATGTCTGGCTGATCACAGCGTGAGATTGTGCATATTGTAGTCTCATCTAGCTCCAGGGCCCTGCGTACATCCGTGTACATCTGGTGCcctctctgggggtacagttaTTGTTGCTGTCACTCCTCACCAGGCCCCACACTGTCTGCTCTCACTCCGCACCAGACTCCACACTGTCTGCTCTCACTCCGCACCAGACTCCACACTGTCTGCTCTCACTCCATACCAGACGCCACACTGTCTGCTCTCACTCTGCACCAGACTCCACGCTGTCTGCTCTCACTCCGCACCAGACTCCACACTGTCTGCTCTCACTCCATACCAGACGCCACACTGTCTGCTCTCACTCCGCACCAGACTCCACACTGTCTGCTCTCACTCCATACCAGACGCCACACTGTCTGCTCTCACTCTGCACCAGACTCCACGCTGTCTGCTCTCACTCCGCACCAGACTCCACACTGTCTGCTCTCACTCCATACCAGACGCCACACTGTCTGCTCTCACTCCGCACCAGACTCCACACTGTCTGCTCTCACTCCTCACCAGACCCCACACTGTCTGCTCTCACTCCTCACCAGACGCCACACTGTCTGCTCTCACTCCGCACCAGACTCCACACTGTCTGCTCTCACTCCTCACCAGACTCCACACTGTCTGCTCTCACTCCGCACCAGGCCCCACACTGTCTGCTCTCACTCCGCACCAGACGCCACACTGTCTGCTCTCACTCCGCACCAGACTCCACGCTGTCTGCTCTCACTCCTCACCAGACTCCACACTGTCTGCTCTCACTCCGCACCAGACTCCACACTGTCTGCTCTCACTCCGCACCAGACTCCATTCTGTCTGCTCTCACTCCGCACCAGGCCCCACACTGTCTGCTCTCACTCCGCACCAGACTCCACACTGTCTGCTCTCACTCCGCACCAGGCCCCACGCTGTCTGCTCTCACTCCTCACCAGACGCCACACTGTCTGCTCTCACTCCGCACCAGACTCCACACTGTCTGCTCTCACTCCGCACCAGACTCCATTCTGTCTGCTCTCACTCCGCACCAGACTCCACACTGTCTGCTCTCACTCCATACCAGACGCCACACTGTCTGCTCTCACTCTGCACCAGACTCCACACTGTCTGCTCTCACTCCGCACCAGACTCCACACTGTCTGCTCTCACTCCATACCAGACGCCACACTGTCTGCTCTCACTCCGCACCAGACTCCACACTGTCTGCTCTCACTCCGCACCAGACTCCACACTGTCTGCTCTCACTCCATACCAGACTCCACACTGTCTGCTCTCACTCCGCACCAGACTCCACACTGTCTGCTCTCACTCCGCACCAGACTCCACACTGTCTGCTCTCACTCCGCACCAGACTCCACACTGTCTGCTCTCACTCCGCACCAGACTCCACACTGTCTGCTCTCACTCCGCACCAGACTCCACACTGTCTGCTCTCACTCCGCACCAGACTCCACACTGTCTGCTCTCACTCCGCACCAGACTCCACACTGTCTGCTCTCACTCCGCACCAGACTCCACACTGTCTGCTCTCACTCCGCACCAGACGCCACACTGTCTGCTCTCACTACAACTCTCATCTCAATGATGATGAGCCTAAGAGACTCTGGcattcaccctccctctcactccatcctacacccaaaccctccccctcactccatcctacacccaaaccctccccctcactccatcctacacccaaaccctccccctcactccatcctacacccaaaccctccccctcactccatcctacacccaaaccctccccctcactccatcctacacccaaaccctccccctcactccatcctacacccaaaccctccccctcactccatcctacacccaaaccctccccctcactccatcctacacccaaaccctccccctcactccatcctacacccaaaccctccccctcactccatcctacacccaaaccctccccctcactccatcctacacccaaaccctccccctcactccatcctaTACCCAATCCCTCCGCTCCTCCCTACTGACTTCCTCGCCCCCTTATCTTTAAATCACATTTTTCACATAAATTGCCCCATCCAAACCTACACTCACCCCtccactcactcacccctccactcactcacccctccactcactcacccctccactcactcacccctccactcactcacccctccactcactccctctcgctctcatTGCCTCTCTGCATTTGACATTTCGATCACCTCCCAATCCCCGACCCCCACCACACataccccccaccctctcccaatccccgacccccaccacacacactgcccccaccctctcccaatcCCCGACCCCCACCACACataccccccaccctctcccaatccccgaccctcaccacacacactgcccccaccctctcccaatccccgaccctcaccacacacactgcccccaccctctcccaatccccgaccctcaccacacacactgcccccaccctctcccaatccccgacccacaccacacacactgcccccaccctctcccaatccccgaccctcaccacacacactgcccccaccctctcccaatccccgacccccaccacacacactgcccccaccctctcccaatccccgaccctcaccacacacactgcccccaccctctcccaatccccgaccctcaccacacacactgcccccaccctctcccaatccccgacccccaccacacacactgcccccaccctctcccaatccccgacccccaccacacacactgcccccaccctctcccaatccccgacccccaccacacacactgcccccaccctctcccaatccctgaccctcaccacacataccccccaccctctcccaatccctgaccctcaccacacacactgcccccaccctctcccaatccccgacccccaccacacacactgcccccaccctctcccaatccccgacccccaccacacacactgcccccaccctctcccaatccccgaccctcaccacacacactgcccccaccctctcccaatccccgaccctcaccacacacactgcccccaccctctcccaatccccgaccctcaccacacacactgcccccaccctctcccaatccctgacccccaccacacacactgcccccaccctctcccaatccccgaccctcaccacacacactgcccccaccctctcccaatccctgacccccaccacacacactgcccccaccctctcccaatcCCCGACCCCCACCACACataccccccaccctctcccaatccctgaccctcaccacacacactgcccccaccctctcccaatccccgacccccaccacacacactgcccccaccctctcccaatccccgacccccaccacacacactgcccccaccctctcccaatccccgacccccaccacacacactgcccccaccctctcccaatccccgacccccaccacacacactgcccccaccctctcccaatccccgacccccaccacacacactgcccccaccctctcccaatccccgaccctcaccacacacactgcccccaccctctcccaatccccgacccccaccacacacactgcccccaccctctcccaatccccgacccccaccacacacactgcccccaccctctcccaatccccgacccccaccacacacactgcccccaccctctcccattcccttcaACCTCACAAATCACCCGTGGAAAAATCTCCCCACTGCTCCCTCGCGAATTCTCTTCTTGTCGCCTAAATCCTTCTcctttgccccccaccccacccccgaccttGCAGAATCACAAGGTCCATCTTCGACTGGGATCCACCTGGAGGGAAGAGAAGGAGTGGAGGATGAGGAAATGCCCAATCGCAGGGCCATCAAATAGGATTCCGCCATCACGGAGACAAAGATTTTGCTCCGGACAGACAGTGGTGGAAGAGATGGGTTTCCCCACATGTCACTAACTAAACTAAACTGAACATCTGCCGTGACACCTCTGCTTCTCTCGATGTACTAAACCCATtccttcacctccacctttgacctCTCTGCTCCCAGCAACTGACTCCCATTCCTGAAGCTCTCcatcacacccctgctcttcgctCCCTTAAATCTGAAGGGTGCAAACGGCTGGTATTAATATGAGGGTGTGATAGTGTTGCCCACTGGGACCCTCAGATCCAGCTGATGTCGAGGTGCGGTGGGAGAGTGTGAGGCACTAGGACCCCTTTTGCTCTCGTATCCGTTCACTACTCCCTCCCCCGTGTGATAACTGTTGAGTTGGACTTCAGCCCAGTGATGCTAACGGTCTGGATTGTGTGACTGCTCACACCCTGGTCTCGCCAACCCTCAGGGCGTTATCCTGCACCGGGTGTTCTCGGCTGAGAAAGGTTTTGCAAGGCTGGTTATCTTTGAGCTGAGGGGGAGCAGAGcatgtcctcctcactcccctctccttcaacGTCACCTCTCAGCTTCGAGAGTGTCCACAATATTCCCACTGGCTTTTAAACAGTTCTGGAATGTTGTGTTGCAAATTAGCCAGACTGGGCGAGACACCAACATGACTCAGATTGTCCATGGAACGTTCTGCTTCCACAATCTAACAGAGACTGAGAGGGCAGGAGGCTCATGGAGAACAATCACTGCAGGGGAGAGGGAAATGTGGGAGACATTTtaaccctgccccccacccctccggcagaaacagggagaggggccggggtgggggagagaggggcatagGCGGGGAGGGGGCccagtggggggaagaggggcaggtgggggggagaggggcaggtggggggagagaggccggtgggggggagagaggggcatagGCGGGGAGGGGGCccggtggggggaagaggggcaggtgggggggagaggggcaggtggggggagggaggccggtgggggggagaggggtccgggcaggggagaggggccagtggggggaagaggagtcGGGCGAGGGAGGGTGgttggggcggggagagagaccggtggggggggagagagaccggtGGGGGCGAGAGGGgccagtgggggggagaggggccagtgggggggagagagaccggtGGGGGCGAGAGGGgccagtgggggggagaggggccagtgggggggagagagaccggtgggggggagagagaccggtgggggggagagagaccggtggggggggagagagaccggtggggggggagagagaccggtggggggggagagagaccggtgggggagagagaccggtgggggagagagagagaccggtggggggggagagagaccggtgggggggagagagaccggtgggggagagagagagaccggtgggggagagagaccggtggggtggagagagaccggtggggggagagagaccggtgggggggagagagaccggtgggggggaggagggggggggggagagagaccggtgggggggggagagagaccggtgggggggggagagagaccggtgggggggagaagagaccggtggggggggagagagggacggtggggggggagagagaccgtgtggggggggggagagggagaccggttgggggggagagagacctgtggggggggggtgagagggggcaggaggccggggggaggagagaccggtggggggggggagggtggggggggaggacgggggggggggggagggaggaccggtgggggggggggaggagggtggcgggtggggggggggagagggaccgggggggggggggggagaggaccggggggggaggaggcggggtgggggagagggggccagtggggggggagagagagggacgagaggGACGGGCGGGAGCGgccgggtgggggagagagggccggggcgggggagacggggggcgggggagggccgGGCGGGAGGATGGGgacgagggggcgggggaggggagagggccgGGGCGGGGAGAGGTGCcgatgggggggtgaggggccgTTGCGGGGGAGAGGCTCAGACAGATATgtttctctcattccctcccgtATGGGGCTCGAAGAAGTGGGAGTTcttctctgggccccacaagctCAGGCTTGGGAGTTAACAAGAGAATTCATGGAGATTAGATATTGAGTATTCAATGTTAGAAATTGTTAATTTGCTATAGGTTATTGAGTATTGGATATCACTTATTGAATATTAGATATTGAGATACTGAATATTCAATATTGAATTTTCCATATTAGAATTTAGATATTGAATATGAgttgttgagatattggatggtaGATATTGGTTACTGGATAATAGATGCTGTTTATTGGATATTAGTTATTTAGTATTGATTA
The DNA window shown above is from Heptranchias perlo isolate sHepPer1 chromosome 8, sHepPer1.hap1, whole genome shotgun sequence and carries:
- the si:ch211-142k18.1 gene encoding uncharacterized protein si:ch211-142k18.1, with the protein product MRLLWTMHCILTCLLPDCGAENGEDHTSKLEPSDSFLYSFLNNTLMADSAAGLVAIDQEELLNVCAITVMTSAMTFPSGHVGANPATQEDLQPVKGRLESSGSVLETLASVVDAEIGKVSYQSMISETVLDIKQQNEKSNSIMTEISQSLDSDPTSDSHVEKFKKEVWKMEAMLHAIDHLASQVERMSDTLSLELSQMESTLHQKAK